The Hyalangium gracile genome contains a region encoding:
- a CDS encoding SlyX family protein: MDESRLIELELRYMQQSELLQQLSDVLYAQQQALDTLRAEVESLKRKLEGEPGLVDARQQERPPHY; encoded by the coding sequence ATGGACGAGTCGCGCCTCATCGAGCTGGAGCTGCGCTACATGCAGCAGTCGGAGCTTCTGCAGCAGCTCAGCGACGTGCTGTATGCCCAGCAGCAGGCCCTGGACACCCTCCGGGCGGAGGTGGAGTCCCTCAAGCGCAAGCTGGAGGGAGAGCCGGGGCTGGTGGACGCCAGGCAGCAGGAGCGCCCACCGCACTACTAG
- a CDS encoding tetratricopeptide repeat protein has protein sequence MSQAIRGVLGVCFVAFLVHLIPLFLPRNLPEQELAIARATPEARNRVPVLKPLKNHPKATGAELREAAELLLEGAPADARELLDEADRREPGLVETHLLRARICRLERMDRCVRESFEAAVRLAPGDARPDVLWADMREQDGDLAGAVEALDRARKKAPENLALHLRYSKLLSAAGRAEAAEKVLWELEPRLSKEKLFLELGELRGKEGRNEEARVFFARAVAEGPRSAVAHYHLGVAQFRLGEVDKAEEELREADRLNVADPRPLATLCAMQMKAGRHEAALVTKMDLERRFQGQAELIREACRQSR, from the coding sequence ATGAGCCAGGCGATACGAGGCGTACTGGGCGTGTGCTTCGTGGCCTTCCTGGTGCACCTGATCCCACTCTTCCTGCCGAGGAACCTGCCTGAGCAGGAGCTGGCCATCGCGAGGGCGACGCCGGAGGCCCGGAACCGGGTGCCGGTGCTGAAGCCCTTGAAGAACCACCCGAAGGCGACCGGAGCGGAGCTGAGAGAGGCCGCGGAGCTCCTGTTGGAAGGAGCTCCGGCGGACGCGCGAGAGCTGCTCGACGAGGCGGACCGGCGGGAGCCCGGCCTGGTGGAGACCCACCTCTTGCGAGCAAGAATCTGCCGGCTGGAGCGGATGGACCGCTGCGTGCGGGAATCATTCGAGGCGGCGGTGCGGCTGGCGCCAGGAGACGCGAGGCCGGACGTACTCTGGGCGGACATGCGCGAGCAGGACGGAGACCTGGCGGGGGCGGTGGAGGCGCTCGACCGGGCGCGGAAGAAGGCGCCCGAGAACCTGGCACTGCACCTGCGGTACTCGAAGCTGCTGAGCGCGGCGGGCAGGGCGGAAGCGGCGGAGAAGGTCCTCTGGGAGCTGGAGCCGAGGCTCTCGAAGGAGAAGCTGTTCCTGGAGCTGGGGGAGCTGCGCGGAAAGGAAGGCCGGAACGAGGAGGCACGGGTCTTCTTCGCGCGAGCCGTGGCGGAAGGCCCTCGCTCGGCCGTGGCGCACTACCACCTGGGAGTGGCGCAGTTCCGGCTGGGAGAGGTGGACAAGGCCGAGGAGGAGCTGCGCGAGGCGGACCGGCTGAACGTGGCGGACCCGCGGCCGCTGGCGACGCTGTGCGCGATGCAGATGAAGGCAGGCCGGCACGAGGCGGCGCTCGTGACGAAGATGGACCTGGAGCGGCGCTTCCAGGGCCAGGCGGAGCTCATCCGAGAGGCGTGCCGGCAGAGCCGCTGA
- a CDS encoding DUF2007 domain-containing protein translates to MTRVRFAVHRTVGEARLLAGLLEAAGLSVEVRGESLAPLSGEIPSTETWVELWLWPSDVEAARQLLAELEENREAAGREVSCPRCREENPGNFELCWNCGVDLPSALRPRLRAVP, encoded by the coding sequence ATGACGCGGGTTCGGTTCGCGGTCCATCGCACGGTGGGTGAGGCTCGGCTGCTGGCGGGACTGCTGGAAGCGGCGGGGCTGTCCGTGGAGGTGCGCGGAGAGTCGCTGGCGCCGCTGAGTGGAGAGATTCCGAGCACGGAGACATGGGTCGAGCTGTGGCTGTGGCCGAGCGACGTGGAGGCGGCGCGACAGCTGCTGGCCGAGTTGGAGGAGAACCGGGAGGCGGCGGGGCGTGAGGTGAGCTGCCCGCGCTGTCGCGAGGAGAACCCGGGGAACTTCGAGCTGTGCTGGAACTGCGGTGTGGATTTGCCCTCCGCGCTGAGGCCTCGGCTCCGGGCCGTGCCGTAG
- a CDS encoding TonB-dependent receptor, which translates to MSRLRAAHRAVLAALVCAVSPVFAQSPSPPAPAPETPAVVEPPPTPGDAAPAPAPQPEPSAPVPESPSPTEPAAPPAQVEAPPPTTPENPRSRETTVTARRSFTAASSSTVRDRDFLLRPHPRPVDILQVVPGLYTNQHAGGGKANQYFLRGFDADHGTDVALFVDGVPVNMVSHGHGQGYADLNWLIPELIERVEVAKGPYFAQFGDFATAGAINLVTRKNFEKSQVELGGGSFDTWRGLFVAAPEVEGWSPIIAGQVYGTNGPFENPERLQRFSLFTQVTRALSERSTVSVTLTSYGSGWNASGQIPLREVEAGRLDRFGTIDPTEGGNSQRHSIYGTFRARTDDEGEVSVLAYAVQYRLNLFSNFTFFSGDPENGDMIEQHDARTLAGLQASYRFRREWRGISFETTMGTQLRTDSIANSLYNDRARERLSTVVDASVREGSLGLYAQEDITFTPWLRAVLGLRGDLFGFDVDDRLEDSTTQGTKSSGVRQASRVSPKASLVFGAIPETELYLNAGTGFHSNDARGVVREPAPVTPLTRARGYEVGARTRLFDALDLAGSYFILDLDSELVWVGDEGTTEARGPTRRRGLEAEARLRILPWLFADADLTVSRATYVENAGNADAVALAPTLILAGGVSARHPSGLYGRLGVLHLADRPATEDRFLTAEGFTRVDATVGYRATWFEATLGLQNVLNTEWREAQFANVSRLPDETGPESCPAGTRPAGEDSFEGCEDLHFTPGAPFNAQASVTFFF; encoded by the coding sequence ATGTCGCGCCTTCGCGCGGCCCACCGGGCCGTGCTCGCAGCATTGGTGTGTGCAGTCTCTCCCGTCTTCGCCCAGTCCCCGTCCCCGCCGGCCCCTGCGCCCGAAACGCCAGCTGTCGTCGAGCCCCCGCCGACGCCTGGCGACGCGGCTCCAGCTCCAGCGCCACAACCGGAGCCATCCGCCCCCGTCCCGGAGTCCCCGTCCCCCACCGAGCCCGCGGCGCCACCGGCGCAGGTCGAAGCGCCGCCTCCCACGACGCCCGAGAATCCTCGGTCACGGGAGACGACGGTCACGGCTCGGAGGTCCTTCACAGCGGCCTCCTCGTCGACGGTGAGAGACCGGGACTTCCTGCTGCGTCCGCACCCGCGTCCGGTGGACATCCTGCAGGTGGTGCCGGGCCTGTACACGAACCAGCATGCGGGAGGAGGCAAGGCCAACCAGTACTTCCTGCGAGGGTTCGACGCGGACCACGGCACGGACGTGGCGCTCTTCGTGGACGGAGTGCCGGTGAACATGGTGAGCCACGGGCACGGCCAGGGGTACGCGGACCTGAACTGGCTCATCCCCGAGCTCATCGAGCGGGTGGAAGTGGCCAAGGGTCCCTACTTCGCGCAGTTCGGAGACTTCGCCACGGCGGGAGCCATCAACCTGGTGACGAGGAAGAACTTCGAGAAGAGCCAGGTGGAGCTGGGTGGAGGCTCGTTCGACACGTGGCGAGGGCTGTTCGTCGCCGCGCCGGAGGTGGAGGGCTGGTCCCCCATCATCGCGGGGCAGGTGTACGGCACGAACGGTCCATTCGAGAACCCGGAGCGGCTCCAGCGCTTCAGCCTCTTCACGCAGGTGACGCGAGCGCTGTCCGAGCGCTCCACGGTGTCGGTGACACTGACGTCGTACGGCAGTGGCTGGAACGCGAGCGGCCAGATTCCCCTGCGCGAGGTGGAGGCGGGCCGGCTGGACCGCTTCGGAACGATCGATCCGACGGAGGGAGGGAACTCCCAGCGCCACAGCATCTACGGCACCTTCCGGGCGAGGACGGACGACGAGGGAGAGGTGAGCGTGCTGGCGTACGCGGTGCAGTACCGGCTGAACCTCTTCTCGAACTTCACGTTCTTCAGCGGGGATCCGGAGAACGGAGACATGATCGAGCAGCACGACGCGCGGACGCTGGCGGGGTTGCAGGCCAGCTACCGCTTCCGGCGGGAGTGGCGCGGCATCTCCTTCGAGACGACGATGGGCACGCAGCTGCGCACGGACAGCATCGCCAACAGCCTCTACAACGACCGAGCGCGAGAGCGCCTGTCCACGGTGGTGGACGCGAGCGTGCGAGAGGGGAGCCTGGGCCTGTACGCGCAGGAGGACATCACCTTCACGCCGTGGCTGCGGGCGGTGCTGGGGCTGAGGGGAGACCTCTTCGGCTTCGACGTGGACGACCGGCTGGAGGACTCGACGACGCAGGGCACGAAGTCCTCGGGAGTCCGTCAGGCGTCGCGAGTGTCGCCCAAGGCGAGCCTGGTCTTCGGAGCCATCCCGGAGACGGAGCTGTACCTGAACGCGGGCACGGGCTTCCACTCGAACGACGCGCGCGGAGTGGTGCGCGAGCCGGCTCCGGTGACGCCGCTGACGCGGGCACGAGGCTACGAAGTGGGCGCAAGGACGCGGCTGTTCGACGCGCTGGACTTGGCCGGCTCGTACTTCATCCTGGACCTGGACAGCGAGCTCGTGTGGGTGGGGGACGAGGGGACGACGGAGGCGCGAGGCCCGACGCGGCGCCGGGGGCTGGAGGCGGAGGCACGGCTGCGCATCCTGCCGTGGCTCTTCGCGGACGCGGACCTCACGGTGTCTCGAGCCACGTACGTGGAGAACGCGGGCAACGCGGACGCGGTGGCACTGGCGCCGACCCTGATTCTGGCGGGCGGCGTGTCGGCCCGGCACCCGAGCGGGCTGTACGGCCGCCTGGGGGTGCTGCACCTGGCAGACCGGCCAGCGACGGAGGATCGCTTCCTGACGGCGGAGGGCTTCACGCGGGTGGACGCGACGGTGGGCTACCGGGCCACGTGGTTCGAGGCGACGCTGGGGCTACAGAACGTGCTGAACACCGAGTGGCGGGAGGCACAGTTCGCGAACGTGTCTCGGCTGCCGGACGAGACAGGGCCGGAGAGCTGCCCGGCGGGGACGCGGCCGGCGGGTGAAGACAGCTTCGAGGGGTGCGAGGACCTGCACTTCACGCCGGGAGCCCCGTTCAACGCCCAGGCCAGCGTCACCTTCTTCTTCTGA
- the glpD gene encoding glycerol-3-phosphate dehydrogenase — protein MRQESAALIRTSSEQETPPPPPSRAERLRALASEAFDLLIIGGGVTGAGAARDAALRGLRVALVEREDFASGTSSRSSRLIHGGVRYLEHGHLGLVFESSIERARLLRLAPHLVRPLAFTWPVYRGARIPRWKLNAGLMLYDALALFRNVKGHRGLNARQVLQAEPGLLPQGLKGGACYYDAATDDARLTFANALGASEAGATVLNHASVRRLLIEEGKARGAIVVDHLTGQEHTVRARAIVNATGPWSDEIRRLDGAAEAPAVRGSKGVHIAVPRERLGNRDALTLLSPVDGRVMFVLPADKHAIIGTTETATRAHPAEVRASEKDVEYLLASANAFFPEAKLVRADVVSAWAGIRPLVARGYGGAGDAGSASREHAIDVSPTGVITISGGKLTTYRVMARDVVNAVERQLGVPHRKPVTETLPLPGGELRSVDSGLEAALPEVGQPEVALHLVRAFGSRWRQVWGLTREEAALARPLVPGLPYLRAEAAYGVTHEFVHSLADLLIRRLKVAFETRDQGAEAARAAAEVMAPRLGWDAAETERQLEAYTRDAARIFNVDPADG, from the coding sequence GTGCGTCAAGAATCCGCTGCCCTCATCCGCACCTCTTCCGAGCAGGAGACTCCGCCTCCGCCGCCCTCCCGCGCCGAGCGGCTGCGTGCCCTCGCCTCCGAGGCGTTCGATCTGCTCATCATCGGTGGTGGCGTCACCGGGGCCGGCGCCGCGCGCGATGCCGCCCTGCGCGGACTGCGCGTGGCCCTCGTGGAGCGCGAGGACTTCGCCAGTGGAACCTCCAGCCGCTCCTCCCGCCTCATCCACGGCGGCGTGCGCTACCTCGAGCATGGCCACCTCGGCCTCGTCTTCGAGTCCAGCATCGAGCGCGCCCGCCTGCTGCGTCTGGCTCCCCACCTCGTCCGGCCGCTCGCCTTCACCTGGCCCGTCTATCGCGGCGCGCGCATCCCCCGCTGGAAGCTCAACGCCGGCCTCATGCTCTATGACGCCCTGGCCCTCTTCCGGAACGTCAAGGGCCACCGCGGCCTCAACGCCCGCCAGGTGCTCCAGGCCGAGCCCGGCCTGCTCCCACAAGGGCTCAAGGGCGGCGCCTGCTACTACGACGCCGCCACCGACGACGCGCGCCTCACCTTCGCCAACGCGCTCGGCGCCTCCGAGGCCGGCGCCACCGTCCTCAACCACGCCTCCGTGCGTCGGCTCCTCATCGAGGAGGGCAAGGCTCGCGGCGCCATCGTCGTGGACCACCTCACCGGCCAGGAGCACACCGTCCGCGCTCGGGCGATCGTCAACGCCACCGGCCCGTGGAGCGATGAGATTCGCAGGCTCGATGGCGCCGCCGAGGCTCCCGCCGTGCGCGGCAGCAAGGGCGTCCACATCGCCGTGCCTCGCGAGCGCCTGGGCAACCGCGACGCCCTCACGCTCCTGTCTCCCGTGGACGGGCGCGTCATGTTCGTCCTCCCCGCCGACAAGCACGCCATCATCGGCACCACCGAGACGGCCACCCGCGCCCACCCCGCCGAGGTGCGCGCCAGCGAGAAGGATGTGGAGTACCTCCTGGCCTCCGCCAACGCCTTCTTCCCCGAGGCGAAGCTGGTGCGCGCCGACGTCGTCAGCGCCTGGGCCGGCATCCGCCCCCTGGTGGCGCGCGGCTACGGCGGCGCCGGAGATGCCGGCAGCGCCAGTCGCGAGCACGCCATCGACGTCAGCCCCACCGGCGTCATCACCATCAGCGGCGGCAAGCTCACCACCTACCGCGTCATGGCCCGGGACGTGGTGAATGCCGTGGAGCGCCAGCTCGGCGTGCCCCACCGCAAGCCCGTCACCGAGACCCTGCCCCTGCCCGGCGGAGAGCTGCGCTCCGTGGACTCGGGCCTGGAGGCCGCCCTGCCCGAGGTGGGCCAGCCGGAGGTGGCGCTCCACCTGGTGCGCGCCTTCGGCAGCCGCTGGCGCCAGGTGTGGGGCCTCACCCGGGAGGAGGCCGCGCTCGCCCGGCCGCTCGTCCCCGGGCTGCCCTACCTGCGCGCCGAGGCCGCCTACGGCGTCACCCACGAGTTCGTCCACTCGCTGGCGGATCTGCTCATCCGCCGCCTCAAGGTCGCCTTCGAGACACGGGACCAGGGCGCCGAGGCCGCTCGCGCCGCCGCCGAAGTCATGGCCCCCCGCCTGGGCTGGGATGCCGCCGAGACGGAGCGCCAGCTCGAGGCCTATACCCGGGACGCCGCCCGCATCTTCAACGTCGACCCGGCCGATGGTTGA
- a CDS encoding S8 family serine peptidase, giving the protein MKRWVWLGLVGCLAACKEEPLPAPVEEQDCTTQGSEGQALPSPVPTFASQSLESAEASADGRQPVIIRYRRTVSAASAAQAASDVVTRAGGVVTARLGNIGAVAARVTPEQRAELLRNPEVLTVEPDRPVYALARPPLVTTGAVGEYTEGLLMVQAPKVWDANNDGVLDANAPNGTGIRVCVVDSGWDNRHPELKAAYVGGKDFVDGDEDPLDKEKDTNLGPGKWGGGHGTHTAATIVAQLGSAGSVNPGDEPNGVVGVAPGVELLVARVLNTKGTGSTTSIIAALQWCQLQGARIVSLSLGAPERSEAENDAFQVAIKAGLLPIAASGNSGTGDLAADEALGIAYPAGYDGVVAVGAVNFSGEHAPFSQIGQNLSLVAPGRDVLSAVIVGAESYSVVDVDGVSFESSSVELAPLGEYTGKMLTCGVGDSIKSCGEEATCSGFVAYVDRGGQDAQGAGLTFAKKVDFMRRAGARAVIIGNNDPKDGVGRFTLGNEGTWVPTASVSNLDSVAVKALRGKDAKVKLIGVDYAKQDGTSMATPHVSGVAALVWSARPSLTATQVRELIEDSAKDLGPTGRDKVFGHGLVQAEDAMRLLQSRFPAP; this is encoded by the coding sequence ATGAAGCGTTGGGTCTGGCTGGGATTGGTGGGTTGTCTGGCGGCCTGCAAGGAGGAGCCTCTGCCAGCTCCCGTGGAGGAGCAGGACTGCACGACCCAGGGCTCCGAGGGCCAGGCACTGCCTTCGCCGGTACCGACCTTCGCGAGCCAGTCGCTCGAGTCCGCCGAGGCTTCCGCGGATGGCCGACAGCCCGTCATCATCCGCTACCGCCGCACCGTGTCCGCCGCCTCGGCCGCGCAGGCCGCGTCGGACGTCGTGACGCGCGCTGGCGGTGTGGTGACGGCGCGCCTGGGCAACATCGGCGCCGTGGCCGCCCGGGTGACGCCCGAGCAGCGGGCGGAGCTGCTGCGCAACCCGGAGGTGCTCACCGTCGAGCCGGATCGCCCCGTGTACGCCCTGGCCCGGCCGCCGCTGGTGACGACCGGCGCCGTGGGCGAGTACACCGAGGGGCTTCTGATGGTGCAGGCCCCGAAGGTGTGGGACGCCAACAATGACGGTGTGCTCGATGCCAACGCGCCCAACGGGACGGGCATCCGCGTGTGCGTCGTCGACAGCGGCTGGGACAACCGTCACCCGGAGCTGAAGGCCGCGTACGTGGGCGGCAAGGACTTCGTCGACGGGGATGAGGATCCGCTCGACAAGGAGAAGGACACCAACCTGGGCCCTGGGAAGTGGGGCGGCGGCCATGGCACGCACACGGCGGCCACCATCGTCGCGCAGCTGGGTTCGGCCGGCTCGGTGAACCCCGGTGACGAGCCCAACGGCGTGGTGGGCGTGGCGCCCGGCGTGGAGCTGCTCGTGGCCCGCGTGCTCAACACCAAGGGCACCGGCAGCACCACGAGCATCATCGCCGCGCTGCAGTGGTGCCAGCTGCAGGGCGCGAGGATCGTCTCGCTGTCGCTGGGCGCTCCGGAGCGGAGCGAGGCCGAGAACGATGCCTTCCAGGTCGCCATCAAGGCAGGGCTGCTCCCCATCGCCGCCAGCGGCAACAGCGGCACGGGGGACCTGGCCGCCGACGAGGCGCTCGGCATCGCCTACCCCGCTGGCTATGACGGCGTGGTCGCCGTGGGTGCGGTGAACTTCAGCGGCGAGCATGCCCCCTTCTCGCAGATCGGCCAGAACCTGTCCCTGGTGGCTCCGGGCAGGGACGTGCTCTCCGCGGTGATCGTCGGCGCCGAGTCCTACTCCGTGGTGGATGTGGACGGCGTGTCCTTCGAGTCCAGCTCGGTCGAGCTCGCCCCGCTGGGTGAGTACACCGGCAAGATGCTCACCTGCGGGGTGGGAGATTCGATCAAGTCCTGCGGGGAGGAGGCCACCTGCAGCGGCTTCGTCGCGTACGTGGACCGCGGCGGCCAGGACGCGCAGGGCGCCGGCCTCACCTTCGCCAAGAAGGTGGACTTCATGCGCCGGGCTGGCGCGCGCGCCGTCATCATCGGCAACAACGATCCGAAGGACGGCGTCGGCAGGTTCACGCTGGGCAACGAGGGCACGTGGGTGCCCACGGCCTCCGTCTCCAACCTGGACTCCGTCGCCGTGAAGGCGCTGAGGGGCAAGGACGCCAAGGTGAAGCTCATCGGCGTGGACTACGCGAAGCAGGACGGCACCTCCATGGCCACGCCCCACGTCAGCGGTGTGGCCGCGCTGGTGTGGAGCGCGCGCCCCTCGCTCACGGCGACCCAGGTGCGCGAGCTGATCGAGGACTCCGCCAAGGACCTGGGGCCCACCGGGCGTGACAAGGTGTTCGGCCACGGCCTGGTGCAGGCCGAGGACGCGATGCGCCTGCTGCAGAGCCGCTTCCCGGCGCCCTGA
- a CDS encoding anti-sigma factor family protein — protein sequence MSFACREQELDLLLAGELSPTDAERVRAHAEGCAACAHALAWLKLERGWMAQRARRMPARPALNFAALEARLAAKNGAPAPRPMAEPRRAVRSEPRRPHWSHRGMMAMGAAAAVAFITFGLAQVRPAHSLEEPWSQEVLASGLLQACVDPSGEAVAALEDRFSACLIATPAVDSY from the coding sequence ATGAGCTTCGCCTGCCGCGAGCAAGAGCTGGATCTGCTTCTGGCCGGAGAGCTGTCCCCGACGGACGCCGAGCGCGTGCGCGCTCACGCCGAGGGCTGCGCCGCGTGCGCTCATGCGCTGGCGTGGCTGAAGCTGGAGCGAGGGTGGATGGCCCAGCGGGCGCGCCGCATGCCCGCGCGTCCCGCCCTGAACTTCGCCGCCCTCGAGGCCCGGCTGGCCGCGAAGAATGGCGCCCCCGCGCCCAGGCCCATGGCCGAGCCGCGTCGCGCCGTGCGGTCCGAGCCGCGCCGTCCGCACTGGTCCCACCGGGGGATGATGGCGATGGGCGCCGCGGCGGCCGTGGCCTTCATCACCTTCGGGCTGGCGCAGGTGCGTCCGGCGCACTCCCTGGAGGAGCCGTGGAGCCAGGAAGTGCTCGCCTCCGGGCTGCTGCAGGCCTGCGTGGATCCGAGCGGCGAGGCGGTGGCGGCGCTGGAGGATCGCTTCAGCGCGTGCCTCATCGCCACGCCCGCGGTGGACTCCTACTGA
- a CDS encoding RNA polymerase sigma factor: MAPLLALRMFAAQDEAPEAREGERTLLRRARAGDPTAFRILFERHSPAVWRFLKDCFRDEPAADEATQETFVRAHGRLGTLKDEDRLASWLLGIARLVFLESRRARGVHLDVDGEDSEGLVEAVLPTPSPEDLLLDQETEALLAEALGHLREERRSALLLRIDHGLPYEEIAQVMGWSLPKVKNEIHRARLQLRERLAAHIGGHP; this comes from the coding sequence GTGGCTCCCTTGCTTGCCTTGCGAATGTTCGCCGCCCAGGACGAGGCCCCCGAGGCCAGAGAAGGGGAGCGCACCCTGCTGCGCCGGGCCCGCGCGGGAGATCCGACCGCGTTCCGGATCCTCTTCGAGCGGCACTCCCCAGCCGTCTGGCGCTTCCTCAAGGACTGCTTCCGGGACGAGCCCGCCGCGGACGAGGCCACGCAGGAGACGTTCGTCCGCGCCCACGGGCGGCTCGGCACATTGAAGGACGAGGACCGGCTGGCCTCGTGGCTGCTGGGCATCGCCCGGCTGGTGTTCCTGGAGTCCCGCCGCGCGCGAGGCGTCCACCTGGACGTGGATGGCGAGGACAGCGAGGGGCTGGTGGAGGCGGTGCTGCCCACGCCCTCTCCGGAGGACCTGCTGCTGGATCAGGAGACCGAGGCGCTGCTGGCGGAGGCGCTCGGGCACCTGCGCGAGGAGCGGCGCTCGGCGCTGCTGCTGCGCATCGACCATGGCCTGCCGTACGAGGAGATTGCCCAGGTGATGGGCTGGTCCCTGCCCAAGGTGAAGAACGAGATCCACCGCGCGCGGCTGCAGCTCCGCGAGCGGCTGGCCGCGCATATTGGAGGTCACCCATGA
- a CDS encoding CDP-alcohol phosphatidyltransferase family protein, with protein MRRPPLLSPSNLPGGPLLRPAETRLRPPLIPRRVQLALLHSLSLSRLVLAAFFLMTTDTLLRAGLIVLAGLTDVLDGWIARHAHLTSRLGALIDPVGDRGFAVTAILALLLDGLLTPVQVCLLLVRDVMTAVGFLVARFVATLRPVELKARLLGKATTGVQTVTLLAALLAPALVRPLVAVVAVLATAAVVDYSRAVLRARVPA; from the coding sequence ATGCGCCGGCCGCCCCTCCTCAGCCCATCCAACCTGCCCGGCGGGCCTCTGCTCCGGCCCGCGGAGACGCGGCTCCGCCCGCCCCTGATTCCCAGGCGGGTACAGCTGGCGCTCCTGCACTCGCTCTCGCTGTCGCGGCTGGTGCTGGCGGCGTTCTTCCTGATGACCACGGACACGCTGCTGCGCGCGGGGCTCATCGTGCTGGCGGGCCTGACGGACGTGCTCGACGGCTGGATCGCCCGCCACGCCCACCTCACCTCGCGCCTGGGCGCGCTCATCGATCCGGTGGGCGACCGGGGCTTCGCCGTGACGGCCATCCTCGCGCTGCTGCTCGACGGGCTGCTCACGCCCGTGCAGGTGTGCCTGCTGCTGGTGCGTGACGTGATGACGGCGGTGGGCTTCCTCGTCGCGCGCTTCGTGGCCACGCTGCGCCCGGTGGAGCTCAAGGCGCGGCTGCTCGGCAAGGCCACCACGGGAGTGCAGACGGTGACGCTGCTGGCGGCGCTGCTGGCGCCCGCGCTGGTGCGGCCCCTGGTGGCCGTCGTGGCGGTGCTCGCCACCGCGGCGGTGGTGGACTACTCGCGCGCGGTGCTGCGAGCCCGCGTGCCGGCGTGA
- a CDS encoding tetratricopeptide repeat protein: MPPSLSPAVRTSYPRPSSRRSLWLGALMTGLLLLGTPALAAQPSKKKPAATKKKEKAATAQTDKQSKALYEDAAGLVRAKQYSEAQTLARRCLDTDPKNPDCHMILGAALAGTSNFSEAAKEYRTFLELAPDHRLAPKVRQTLENYEKTLTPAQ; the protein is encoded by the coding sequence ATGCCCCCCTCCCTCTCGCCAGCAGTGCGCACGTCCTACCCTCGTCCTTCTTCCCGACGCAGCCTCTGGCTGGGCGCGCTCATGACCGGGCTGTTGCTGCTCGGCACACCCGCCCTCGCCGCGCAGCCCTCGAAGAAGAAGCCCGCGGCCACCAAGAAGAAGGAGAAGGCGGCCACGGCCCAGACCGACAAGCAGTCCAAGGCCCTCTATGAGGATGCGGCCGGCCTGGTCCGCGCCAAGCAGTACTCGGAGGCCCAGACCCTGGCCCGGCGCTGTCTGGACACGGACCCCAAGAACCCGGACTGCCACATGATCCTCGGGGCGGCGCTGGCCGGCACGAGCAACTTCTCCGAAGCCGCGAAGGAGTACCGCACCTTCCTGGAGCTGGCGCCGGACCACAGGCTGGCGCCCAAGGTGAGGCAGACCCTGGAGAACTACGAGAAGACCCTGACTCCCGCGCAGTGA
- a CDS encoding PRC-barrel domain-containing protein, producing the protein MYQRTNIQRGMAVMSSDGVQMGRVIDVTTDGIIIGKGQFFLRDFRLPFEDISTVRGDELLLMRDHAALRRLDSEAHEGTKKGTVGIAGIAAPPPQGGLGLGPTDLTEARMDSAKFQDHRQYDLRPTGDAVPGTTATERPSEDLPPRVSPPQAPYIPPPHEPAMAERRAAGPGWDPLSVDEEEKEQPLTSGPDPKAPTRY; encoded by the coding sequence ATGTACCAGCGCACCAACATCCAGAGAGGCATGGCCGTCATGAGCAGCGACGGCGTCCAGATGGGACGCGTCATCGACGTGACGACCGACGGCATCATCATCGGGAAGGGCCAGTTCTTCCTCCGGGACTTCCGGCTCCCCTTCGAGGACATCTCCACCGTCCGCGGAGATGAGCTCCTCCTCATGAGGGACCACGCCGCCCTGCGTCGGTTGGACTCGGAGGCCCACGAGGGCACGAAGAAGGGCACGGTGGGCATCGCCGGCATCGCCGCGCCGCCGCCCCAGGGCGGGCTGGGCCTGGGCCCCACGGACCTGACCGAGGCCCGCATGGACAGCGCCAAGTTCCAGGACCACCGGCAGTACGATCTCCGGCCCACGGGCGACGCCGTCCCCGGCACCACCGCGACGGAGCGGCCGAGCGAGGACCTGCCTCCTCGGGTGTCGCCTCCGCAGGCTCCGTACATCCCGCCGCCTCACGAGCCGGCGATGGCGGAGCGCCGCGCCGCGGGCCCGGGGTGGGATCCGCTGAGCGTGGACGAGGAAGAGAAGGAGCAGCCACTCACGAGCGGCCCGGACCCCAAGGCCCCCACCCGCTACTAG